In Archocentrus centrarchus isolate MPI-CPG fArcCen1 chromosome 1, fArcCen1, whole genome shotgun sequence, the following proteins share a genomic window:
- the LOC115786202 gene encoding uncharacterized protein LOC115786202 isoform X2, giving the protein MSSSDFQTQYSSFMENMLKSAVAETTKLYETMVDELKEEIARIKKENEDLRTKCSQFENAKNLAAVRYRENEPLPEQSDDSEKCDTAVQCDIVSFRTMLVEQCQPLGHSSLKNQQLLFAGESFGYGLQEQGGTSQMALILVKQEESENDISLPSAVKQEEVESAIGSEQVFNDSSSLHISLNGTENKGTLINQDGSTVETTSAQKDGEILELPCLGVHGTSEGAQSHTSDPIVISLAVLKDDIKEESEVHQEISEGVIQVPQQCQTDGETVANEQTVVTVQPCAEEQLAESMLINKEVACEELKNSLAEDEATSGTNLSVRCRRVQPAEKVKQKEILKTSRVDDSKDQEGLNAPSVREEGVNALSAVDTVKISSTVPRSSSFHLQANH; this is encoded by the exons ATGTCTTCGAGTGATTTTCAGACCCAGTATTCGTCTTTCATGGAGAACATGCTGAAAAGCGCTGTTGCAGAAACCACGAAACTTTACGAAACTATGGTTGACGAGTTGAAGGAAGAAATAGCCAGAATTAAGAAGGAGAACGAGGACCTcagaacaaaatgcagccaGTTTGAAAACGCGAAAAACCTGGCGGCCGTTCGCTACAGAGAAAACGAGCCTCTTCCTGAGCAAAGTGACGACTCCGAGAAATGCGACACAGCAGTGCAGTGTG aCATTGTTTCTTTCCGCACAATGTTGGTCGAGCAGTGTCAGCCACTGGGGCATTCATCATTAAAAAACCAACAACTGTTATTTGCTGGTGAGAGCTTTGGATATGGTTTGCAGGAGCAAGGAGGAACTTCTCAGATGGCATTAATACTTGTCAAACAAGAG GAATCTGAAAATGATATTTCTCTGCCGTCTGCGGTGAAACAAGAGGAAGTTGAGTCTGCAATAGGCTCTGAACAAGTCTTTAATGATTCAA GTTCTTTACACATCTCTTTAAATGGAACGGAAAATAAAGGGACCCTTATTAACCAGGATGGTTCAACAGTAGAAACAACATCGGCTCAAAAAGATGGAGAGATCCTGGAACTACCCTGTCTGGGAGTACATGGCACCTCAGAGGGAGCTCAGAGCCACACCTCTGATCCAATAGTTATTTCACTCGCTGTACTGAAGGATGATATCAAAGAAGAGTCTGAAGTTCATCAGGAGATATCAGAAGGAGTAATACAAGTTCCTCAGCAGTGTCAAACAGATGGTGAAACAGTAGCTAATGAACAAACTGTTGTTACTGTACAACCCTGTGCAGAGGAACAGTTAGCAGAGTCCATGCTAATCAACAAAGAAGTTGCTTgtgaagaattaaaaaatagCTTGGCAGAAGATGAAGCTACTTCTGGAACAAACTTGTCAGTACGCTGTAGAAGAGTACAGCCAGCAGagaaagtgaaacaaaaagaaatacttAAAACATCAAGAGTTGATGACTCAAAAGACCAGGAAGGGTTAAACGCCCCTTCAGTAAGAGAAGAGGGGGTTAATGCATTATCTGCAGTTGATACGGTCAAGATTTCTTCTACAGTTCCACGATCATCTTCA TTTCATCTGCAAGCAAATCATTGA
- the LOC115786202 gene encoding mucin-17-like isoform X1 codes for MSSSDFQTQYSSFMENMLKSAVAETTKLYETMVDELKEEIARIKKENEDLRTKCSQFENAKNLAAVRYRENEPLPEQSDDSEKCDTAVQCDIVSFRTMLVEQCQPLGHSSLKNQQLLFAGESFGYGLQEQGGTSQMALILVKQEESENDISLPSAVKQEEVESAIGSEQVFNDSSSLHISLNGTENKGTLINQDGSTVETTSAQKDGEILELPCLGVHGTSEGAQSHTSDPIVISLAVLKDDIKEESEVHQEISEGVIQVPQQCQTDGETVANEQTVVTVQPCAEEQLAESMLINKEVACEELKNSLAEDEATSGTNLSVRCRRVQPAEKVKQKEILKTSRVDDSKDQEGLNAPSVREEGVNALSAVDTVKISSTVPRSSSVQPDETSSIVSSSVQEMAKIALQDKNNGKGGSLPPSVVSLSGGSSSEKPKNPETQQLPTSVEKEAIQAPSIEVSSASKSLKTPARESTQVTPGQHKQRRTSVTLQDAMLLVEAMNQSTLESTFPGFHKMSPPQTHCAPCADALQTEDAITAEPQTLPVKSQFTVETSEAPLAFVTPKQQHVSSNAVAQTLYPLTPRKLSINKAKIIVVPRVGSSHNKTSLSTEKGSTTESIAAHNSLLTTSSVAGLPLETPSLSCIPQKTNTASMKSLPDSQLSKPSANQQSGDPPRKKITIIVSRRLVVERPSKHQSETTVLTAMREATVPHDVPVTGTSAQSASTSQELSVLSSNDTALHRKSENATEKSECPKQTSCVLESAPTDTCTSSEQPVKIMPTSVFPAVQPTTEQRCPAVVKVTEIPFSESPKESGTMQDKSSKPALPEMPVSSSNVSLNLTETPIAVSLNTLQKSEESNNNQERAPLTSETFTLREAPVSVNVQPSAPVTSVEPTPNLDSSEMQENAIVQLTSMAEEASDPHLQMTKTQFLAQLAVSPIVQEPAKTANSGSLVTRLRRHLKTYLEARRAETKPEGNSESEITTVSSKKHGVENGSLNDQTSTEETSPVNPKKTDDRNDDDDRNDDDRNDDDDRNDDDDRNDDDDRNDDHDDDDAISLRMIANAPSSVSPVASGLCNGGDLHEMTENEPTSVTSRSCKTTSDSTLTCPRRDRTHGDGVGTEHTKSTSESPKECNSRKETASPENISVSPRRSSGRHGHSPESKKSTSMSLRRSASGRDGDCPKNKKSRSMSLRRSASGRDGDCLKNKKSRSMSLRRSASGRNGDCPRNKKSRSMSLRRSASRGGVDANNKTSGSLSSRSPSSTKETGSPKMTQNTASPRNVKSSAISPVRSAREAVSPRTSSLSQSGTCRSSDFNKDDSEKKQIKCESSSSRRSEFSSPSVESPAIAKNGIDPEGTEKSTPAKKPRLIQDVIGPKKVFKVVSAMKLAKASNAKKIAKMRKSNRSKLQTSRLSKIQTSCEVKKCKAKVWMPPVMTESEMPPAGKKKSSLSPDPSSQIKFVKSPIVSPLQPLAVIGRFLLRNQCGECGRILSSSAALESHVSLHTGDRPFSCTFCGKRFPDEKCFKRHSRVHRNGPIHICQQCGKGFVYRFGLTKHIQMVHSKIKPFICQFCKKGFFTKQDLEAHIRIHTGEKPFQCTLCERRFTRKVELNVHLRWHNGEKRHWCSYCGKGFLDYNNLKRHTYTHTGEKPHSCEVCQKKFTQKAHLKKHLQNVHHIQ; via the exons ATGTCTTCGAGTGATTTTCAGACCCAGTATTCGTCTTTCATGGAGAACATGCTGAAAAGCGCTGTTGCAGAAACCACGAAACTTTACGAAACTATGGTTGACGAGTTGAAGGAAGAAATAGCCAGAATTAAGAAGGAGAACGAGGACCTcagaacaaaatgcagccaGTTTGAAAACGCGAAAAACCTGGCGGCCGTTCGCTACAGAGAAAACGAGCCTCTTCCTGAGCAAAGTGACGACTCCGAGAAATGCGACACAGCAGTGCAGTGTG aCATTGTTTCTTTCCGCACAATGTTGGTCGAGCAGTGTCAGCCACTGGGGCATTCATCATTAAAAAACCAACAACTGTTATTTGCTGGTGAGAGCTTTGGATATGGTTTGCAGGAGCAAGGAGGAACTTCTCAGATGGCATTAATACTTGTCAAACAAGAG GAATCTGAAAATGATATTTCTCTGCCGTCTGCGGTGAAACAAGAGGAAGTTGAGTCTGCAATAGGCTCTGAACAAGTCTTTAATGATTCAA GTTCTTTACACATCTCTTTAAATGGAACGGAAAATAAAGGGACCCTTATTAACCAGGATGGTTCAACAGTAGAAACAACATCGGCTCAAAAAGATGGAGAGATCCTGGAACTACCCTGTCTGGGAGTACATGGCACCTCAGAGGGAGCTCAGAGCCACACCTCTGATCCAATAGTTATTTCACTCGCTGTACTGAAGGATGATATCAAAGAAGAGTCTGAAGTTCATCAGGAGATATCAGAAGGAGTAATACAAGTTCCTCAGCAGTGTCAAACAGATGGTGAAACAGTAGCTAATGAACAAACTGTTGTTACTGTACAACCCTGTGCAGAGGAACAGTTAGCAGAGTCCATGCTAATCAACAAAGAAGTTGCTTgtgaagaattaaaaaatagCTTGGCAGAAGATGAAGCTACTTCTGGAACAAACTTGTCAGTACGCTGTAGAAGAGTACAGCCAGCAGagaaagtgaaacaaaaagaaatacttAAAACATCAAGAGTTGATGACTCAAAAGACCAGGAAGGGTTAAACGCCCCTTCAGTAAGAGAAGAGGGGGTTAATGCATTATCTGCAGTTGATACGGTCAAGATTTCTTCTACAGTTCCACGATCATCTTCAGTTCAGCCTGATGAAACTTCATCTATTGTCTCTTCATCTGTACAGGAGATGGCAAAAATTGCTTTGCAAGACAAGAACAATGGAAAGGGTGGTTCTCTGCCTCCTTCCGTTGTGTCTTTGAGTGGTGGCAGTTCTTCTGAAAAGCCTAAAAACCCTGAAACTCAACAGCTTCCCACAAGTGTAGAAAAAGAGGCAATTCAGGCTCCATCCATTGAAGTTTCATCTGCAAGCAAATCATTGAAAACTCCTGCACGGGAATCAACACAAGTGACACCAGGTCAGCACAAACAACGCCGCACTTCTGTAACGCTTCAGGATGCAATGCTGCTAGTTGAAGCAATGAATCAATCGACACTGGAAAGTACTTTTCCAGGTTTCCATAAAATGTCACCACCTCAGACACACTGTGCTCCATGTGCAGATGCCTTACAAACAGAGGACGCAATCACAGCTGAGCCACAGACACTTCCTGTCAAGTCTCAGTTCACTGTAGAGACCAGTGAAGCCCCCTTAGCATTTGTTACACCAAAACAACAGCATGTTTCTTCAAATGCTGTAGCTCAAACTCTCTATCCATTAACACCCAGAAAACTGAGtataaacaaagctaaaataattGTTGTGCCAAGAGTAGGATCATCTCATAATAAAACGTCATTGTCTACAGAAAAGGGTTCTACTACAGAGTCAATAGCTGCACACAACAGTCTTCTCACAACTTCATCAGTTGCAGGGTTACCTCTGGAAACACCTTCCCTTTCCTGTATTcctcaaaaaacaaatacagcctCCATGAAATCACTCCCTGATTCACAATTGAGCAAACCTTCAGCAAATCAGCAGTCAGGTGATCCACCAcgcaaaaaaataacaattataGTTTCAAGACGATTGGTGGTGGAGAGGCCAAGTAAACATCAGTCAGAGACAACAGTTTTGACAGCAATGCGAGAAGCAACAGTGCCTCATGATGTTCCTGTTACAGGGACATCAGCACAGTCAGCTTCCACCTCACAGGAGTTAAGTGTTTTATCTTCCAATGACACAGCATTGCATCgaaaaagtgaaaatgcaaCTGAGAAATCTGAATGTCCAAAACAAACTTCCTGTGTTTTGGAAAGCGCTCCTACAGACACCTGCACCAGTTCAGAACAGCCAGTCAAGATAATGCCAACATCTGTCTTTCCAGCAGTACAACCAACTACTGAACAGAGGTGCCCTGCAGTGGTCAAAGTAACCGAAATCCCATTTTCAGAATCCCCCAAGGAATCAGGTACTATGCAAGATAAGTCTTCAAAACCAGCACTCCCAGAGATGCCCGTTTCATCTTCCAATGTTAGTTTAAATTTAACAGAAACACCTATTGCTGTGTCTCTGAATACACTTCAGAAGTCAGAAGAGTCAAATAATAATCAAGAGAGGGCTCCTTTGACATCTGAAACATTCACTCTCAGAGAGGCACCCGTCAGTGTAAATGTGCAGCCTTCTGCACCGGTCACATCTGTTGAGCCCACCCCTAATTTGGACAGCAGTGAAATGCAGGAGAATGCTATCGTACAGCTTACCTCCATGGCTGAAGAGGCATCTGACCCTCACTTACAGATGACTAAAACACAGTTCTTGGCACAGCTGGCAGTTTCACCAATAGTTCAAGAACCAGCAAAAACG GCAAACTCTGGCTCATTGGTCACCCGTCTGCGAAGACATCTGAAAACTTACCTTGAAGCTAGAAGAGCTGAAACAAAACCGGAAGGAAATTCAGAAAGTGAAATTACCACTGTAAGCTCTAAGAAGCATGGAGTAGAGAATGGCAGTCTTAATGATCAAACCTCAACTGAGGAAACTAGTCCCGTTAACCCGAAAAAGACTGATGATCGCAATGATGACGACGATCGCAATGATGACGATCGCAATGATGACGACGATCGCAATGATGACGACGATCGCAATGATGACGACGATCGCAATGATGAtcacgatgatgatgatgctatATCTCTAAGAATGATTGCTAATGCCCCCTCTTCCGTTAGTCCTGTAGCATCTGGACTGTGTAATGGTGGTGATTTACATGAGATGACTGAAAATGAACCAACTTCTGTCACTTCTAGGAGTTGTAAGACTACTAGTGATTCTACCCTCACGTGTCCTAGGAGGGACCGTACACATGGAGACGGTGTAGGTACAGAACACACAAAATCCACATCTGAGAGTCCTAAAGAGTGTAACTCACGAAAAGAAACTGCTAGCCctgaaaatatttcagtgaGTCCTAGGAGGTCTTCAGGTAGACATGGTCACTCCCCTGAAAGTAAGAAATCCACATCTATGAGTCTGAGGAGGTCTGCTTCAGGCAGAGATGGTGATTGTCCTAAAAATAAGAAATCCAGGTCTATGAGTCTGAGGAGGTCTGCTTCAGGTAGAGATGGTGATTgtcttaaaaataagaaatccaGGTCTATGAGTCTGAGGAGGTCTGCTTCAGGTAGAAATGGCGATTGTCCTAGAAATAAGAAATCCAGATCTATGAGTCTGAGGAGATCTGCTTCACGTGGAGGTGTGGACGCTAATAATAAGACATCAGGTTCTTTGAGTTCTAGAAGTCCTAGTTCAACTAAAGAAACTGGTAGCCCAAAAATGACTCAAAATACTGCAAGCCCTAGAAATGTAAAATCCAGCGCTATAAGCCCTGTACGGTCAGCGAGAGAAGCTGTTAGTCCAAGAACATCTAGTTTAAGCCAGTCTGGCACCTGTAGGAGTTCAGATTTCAACAAGGATGACTCTGagaaaaaacagattaaatgcGAATCCAGTTCTTCCAGAAGAAGTGAATTTAGTTCCCCAAGTGTTGAATCCCCTGCAATAGCTAAAAATGGAATCGATCCTGAAGGGACTGAAAAATCAACGCCTGCTAAGAAGCCCAGACTTATTCAAGATGTTATTGGTCCTAAAAAGGTGTTTAAAGTTGTTAGTGCTATGAAGTTGGCTAAAGCATCTAATGCTAAGAAAATAGCTAAAATGAGAAAGTCTAACAGGTCTAAATTGCAGACAAGTAGGTTATCAAAGATCCAGACCAGCTGTGAGGTGAAAAAATGTAAAGCTAAAGTATGGATGCCTCCTGTAATGACAGAAAGTGAAATGCCCCCAGCAGGGAAAAAGAAGTCATCTCTGTCGCCTGATCCTTCTTCCCAAATCAAATTTGTTAAATCACCCATTGTATCACCTTTACAGCCTTTGGCAGTCATTGGTAGGTTTCTGTTACGGAACCAGTGTGGGGAATGTGGTCGAATTCTGAGCAGCAGCGCTGCATTGGAGAGCCATGTCAGTCTTCATACAGGAGACCGGCCCTTCTCATGCACATTCTGTGGGAAGCGTTTCCCTGACGAAAAGTGCTTTAAACGGCACAGCCGGGTGCACCGCAATGGTCCAATACATATCTGCCAGCAATGCGGGAAGGGTTTTGTCTACCGCTTTGGCCTTACTAAACACATCCAAATGGTGCACAGCAAGATAAAACCTTTTATTTGCCAGTTCTGCAAAAAAGGATTCTTCACAAAACAGGATTTAGAAGCACATATTCGAATCCACACGGGAGAGAAACCATTCCAATGCACCCTCTGTGAAAGAAGGTTCACAAGGAAAGTAGAACTAAATGTGCATTTGCGATGGCATAATGGAGAGAAAAGACACTGGTGTTCATACTGCGGGAAGGGATTTTTAGATTACAATAACCTAAAAAGGCACACATATACTCATACAGGGGAGAAACCACATTCCTGTGAAGTCTGccaaaaaaaattcacacaaaAAGCCCACCTGAAAAAGCATCTTCAAAATGTGCATCACATTCAGTGA